ACGGCGGCCGGGGAAGTCGCCGTCCCCCCGGGAGCGGTTTCCCGTACAGGCTGGGGCGGGGGTGCATGCCGCCTCCAGGTCCGCTCGGTCCGAGTCCTCACGCGCACGCTCGCTTATCCTCTGCAGCACCGCCCGGTGGTTCGGCGGCCTTGGCTCTGCTACCCGAGGATCGCGCCTGGGCTCTCGCGTGTCGTCGCGGCCAGCGCCCATCTGCCCTCCCGGCCGCCTGGAATCCTGCGGTGCCTGCTAGCTGCAATCGGCCATCGTGGCCAGCGCCTCCTCGGCTTCCGGCTCGTTGCACGGCAGTTCCGGCAGAGATTTGGCAGCTGCCGCTCCGAGGGCACAGCGCGTCTGCGGCAGCACTCCCAGCCAGCGCAGGTGGTCGTAACGGGCGCAGCATCGTCGCTCCCGGCCGGCGGGAATACTGCGGTGCTAGCTGGCAGCGGCGTCGGCGAGGTCTTCGAGGCGGGCGCGGATCTCGGGGCTGCGCAGGGCGGCCAGGGCGTCGCGTTCGACCTGGCGGGCCCGCTCCCGCGAGAACCCCATCACCGCCCCGACCTCCTCAAGGGTCCTGGGGGTGCCCGAGTCCAGCCCGAACCGCAACACCAGCACCTGCCGCTCCCGCTCCGGCAACCCGGCCAACACCTGCTCCAACGCCTCCCGACCGACCGCCTCCACCGCCAGCTCATCGGGCCCGACCGCCTGCTCGTCCTCCAGGAAGTCCTGCAGGGCGGCGCCGTCGTCGCCGATCGGGGTGTCCAGCGAGGTGATCGCCTGGGCGGTGTCCTTCAACCGGCCCACCTTGTCGGCCGGCATGTCCAACTCGGCCGCCAACTCCGCATCGGACGGCTCCCGGCCCAGGGTCTCGTGCAGCCGGGTCTGGGTGCGCCGCAACCGGCCCACCTGCTCATCCACATGCACCGGCAGCCGGATCGCCCGCGCCCCCCGGTCGGCCGCCCCCCGGGCGATCGCCTGGCGGATCCACCAGGTCGCGTAGGTGGAGAACTTGAACCCCTTGCGCCAGTCGAACTTCTCCACCGCCCGCAGCAGCCCCAGGTTGCCCTCCTGGACCAGGTCCCCCAACGGCAGGCCGGTGGCCGAGAACCGCCGGGCGATCGACACCACCAGCCGCAGGTTGGACTCGATCATCTTGCGCCGGGCCCACTCGCCCCGCCCGGCGACCTGCTCCAGCCCGGGCCGGGCCGGGTCGGCCGGGTCGAGCTCGGCGAGCTTGAGCTGGGCGTCCAGGCCAGCCTCGTAGGCCTGGGACAGCTCGATCTCGTCCTGCTTGGTCAGCAGCGGATGCCGCCCGACCTCATCCAGATACAACCGGAACAGGTCCAGCTCCGCCGCCGTCGTGCGCTTGCGTTCCACGCCCAGCATGCTCGTCATCCTCACGGGCTCGGGTGTGCGGATGGGCCTCGGCGAGCAGGTCGCCCGCCGCACCCGTCCGCACGCCTGTCTGCTTCAGGTGATCCCCCTGGTGGTCGTAGGAGCCCCTGACCCGCCGGTGCATGGCGGCCCACGGGATGCCGTGGTCGGTGACCAGATGCTCGGTGGCCGACCCGGGCGGGTACAAGAAGACCGACTCCGGCCCGATGCAGGGCCAGCGCACCAACCCCGGCCGGGTGGGCGGCATCCGCGCCTGCCGGTTCCGGCGCCGCGCCGCGGTCCTGTTGGCTGGTGGTCCTCATGCCGCTGAGGATCGCGTCTCGGCGGTGTGGTGTCGTCACCGCCAGCGCCCGTCTGCGCTCCCGGCTGGCTGGCATCCTGCGGTACCGGCCAGCTGCAGTCCGACGCGGGGACGGTCGCGGCTTCCAGCTAGCCGGGATGGGCGGGGCCCGTCGTGCTGGGATGCTGCCGCCATGACCCTGCGCTGCCTCATCGTCGACGACAGCACGCGCTTCCTGCAGCGGCTGGTCGCCGGCAACCCGGTGCAACAGCGTCGGGCAGGGCGGATCACCCAGGCGGCAACGTCCTACCTGCGGGACTACTCGGTGCCGCTGGTGGCTGCCGCGCGGCGCGACCCGGCATCGGCGCGGACCGTGGCGGCCACCCAGGAGGGCAAGCGGCGGGTCGACGCGATCCGGGTCGAGTTCGACCAGTTGATGGCCACCGAGCGTGGCCTGTCGGCGACACGACAGGAGCGCTCCGATGCGGCCGCTCGCCGGGCGATCGTCGCGGCGGCGGGCGGCCTTGGGGGATCGGTCCTGCTCATCCTGCTGTTCTCGGGCTACCTGACACGGGCGATCGTGCGGCCCGTCCGCGGGGCGGCCGCGATGGCTGGCCGGCTCGCCGGCGGCGACCCGGGCGCGCGCCTGCCCGAGCGCGGCGTCGGCGAGATCGGGGTGCTCGAGCGGAGCTTCAACACCATGGCGGGCTCGCTGCAGGACAGCCGCGACGAGCTGGGTCGGCTCGCCGACGAGCA
The window above is part of the Actinomycetes bacterium genome. Proteins encoded here:
- a CDS encoding sigma-70 family RNA polymerase sigma factor, with protein sequence MLGVERKRTTAAELDLFRLYLDEVGRHPLLTKQDEIELSQAYEAGLDAQLKLAELDPADPARPGLEQVAGRGEWARRKMIESNLRLVVSIARRFSATGLPLGDLVQEGNLGLLRAVEKFDWRKGFKFSTYATWWIRQAIARGAADRGARAIRLPVHVDEQVGRLRRTQTRLHETLGREPSDAELAAELDMPADKVGRLKDTAQAITSLDTPIGDDGAALQDFLEDEQAVGPDELAVEAVGREALEQVLAGLPERERQVLVLRFGLDSGTPRTLEEVGAVMGFSRERARQVERDALAALRSPEIRARLEDLADAAAS